A window of Pyrobaculum aerophilum str. IM2 contains these coding sequences:
- a CDS encoding ArsA family ATPase, protein MTHLVFLGGKGGVGKTTLSCAISYQLAARGRRTLLVSTDPAHSVGDVLDMEIGPAPRRVVDNLYAMELDLEKIALEKGSRVKNIAVKILPPDVYEAFSKYVDAVVKGPGVDEYTLIEKILDFAKSEFNYVVFDTAPIGHTFKLLQLPDLLKSWLDMLRRQRLSYVKLSKNVAKLKGEDYRGDPLLEFLEETAKKIDAVTQVLKNPSRTSFFLVANPEKVVLDETLRFIERLTEIGIPLKGVIMNKYRHPTNPKVRRLVEKISPLIIAYVHEDEDEIYGVEKISKIGGALTSVINRLTTLS, encoded by the coding sequence ATGACTCACTTGGTATTTTTAGGGGGTAAGGGCGGAGTTGGCAAGACTACTCTATCGTGCGCTATCTCTTACCAACTTGCCGCCAGGGGGCGCCGCACGTTATTAGTCTCTACAGACCCAGCCCACAGCGTGGGAGATGTATTAGACATGGAAATCGGGCCTGCTCCCCGTCGAGTTGTAGATAACCTATATGCAATGGAACTCGACTTAGAAAAAATCGCGTTAGAAAAAGGCAGCCGGGTGAAAAATATCGCTGTTAAAATCCTCCCCCCAGATGTTTACGAGGCATTTAGTAAATATGTCGACGCCGTGGTTAAGGGGCCAGGTGTAGATGAATACACATTAATCGAAAAAATTTTGGATTTCGCCAAGTCGGAATTCAACTACGTAGTTTTTGACACAGCGCCTATTGGACACACCTTCAAACTCTTGCAACTTCCAGATCTTCTCAAGTCTTGGCTTGATATGCTTAGACGACAGCGCCTTTCATATGTCAAGTTGTCAAAAAACGTGGCAAAGCTTAAAGGCGAAGATTATAGAGGTGATCCCTTACTTGAATTCTTAGAGGAAACGGCCAAGAAAATAGACGCAGTGACACAGGTTTTAAAAAACCCAAGTAGGACAAGTTTCTTTTTAGTTGCTAATCCCGAAAAAGTAGTTCTTGACGAAACCTTGCGTTTTATAGAGAGATTGACAGAAATAGGCATACCGTTAAAAGGCGTTATAATGAACAAATACCGCCACCCGACTAACCCCAAGGTACGCCGCCTTGTGGAAAAGATATCACCTCTTATTATTGCCTATGTGCATGAAGATGAAGACGAAATATATGGAGTTGAGAAAATTTCTAAAATAGGGGGGGCCTTGACGTCTGTAATTAATAGATTAACCACACTTTCATAG
- a CDS encoding carbon starvation CstA family protein: protein MSSTIIALIAIIVFFAAFKWYASAIERTLGVDPNRPTPAHRKRDGIDYVPSNPVVLFGHHFATVAGLGPIAGPAIAAVFGFLPAFLWILLGTVFIGAVQDMTSLFVSVRHGGVSIMSIAGRYLGETLRKFFLGVMLILLIVINAVFGVLIAVLWIGTTPETATATWVFTLGSVITGILLYRLGVNLVVSTIVGLAFIVLGVWLGYMYPIKLGIVEWIVILMIYAYIASILPVWLLLQPRDYLNTFLLIAGVGGGVIGALIGNFPLQAPLVNTQEAFKFGLDIANRPVWPYVSVLIACGAASGFHSLVSSGTTAKQLPNEKYIRHIGYGAMLGEGFLGITALMAVTTALAWEEYSPGLGSVVTGWGRFLNVILPFIDVKVLITFAALVATAFGFTTMDSSMRLTRYALHELLGIKNIYVAGFIGFLLSLTIALAGTATPLWTLFGSVNQVLVALALTTIAVVLAHFGRRLWFLIPGIAYMYATTLTALLHTITVWLYTLPEGPQKNPLISAIYTEYSRIYGSETGKALADALHLPAFALILTLAVITVILALLILFTSIRWFTAAKRPREPQYVDGEGVRGETAGTPTTTRFSLPRGPFSDFIRFASELRLSVRGLFRK, encoded by the coding sequence ATGAGCAGTACAATAATCGCATTAATAGCAATAATAGTATTTTTTGCGGCATTTAAATGGTATGCCAGCGCTATTGAAAGAACACTGGGCGTTGATCCGAACAGGCCCACTCCGGCGCATAGAAAAAGAGATGGAATTGATTACGTGCCGTCTAACCCGGTGGTCTTATTCGGACACCACTTCGCCACCGTGGCAGGTCTAGGCCCAATAGCGGGACCCGCCATAGCTGCCGTGTTCGGGTTCCTACCTGCGTTCCTCTGGATACTACTGGGCACAGTGTTTATCGGCGCTGTACAAGACATGACCTCGCTGTTTGTCTCAGTACGTCACGGCGGCGTCTCAATAATGTCAATAGCCGGGAGGTACTTAGGGGAGACGTTGAGGAAATTTTTCCTAGGAGTTATGCTCATTTTGCTTATTGTAATAAACGCGGTATTTGGAGTATTAATCGCAGTTTTATGGATTGGCACAACGCCAGAGACCGCCACGGCTACGTGGGTCTTCACGTTAGGCTCAGTAATCACCGGCATTCTGCTCTACAGGTTAGGGGTAAATCTAGTAGTTTCCACAATTGTGGGTTTAGCGTTTATAGTATTAGGGGTTTGGCTTGGCTATATGTATCCCATTAAACTCGGTATAGTGGAGTGGATAGTCATATTGATGATATATGCATATATTGCGTCTATCCTCCCGGTATGGCTCCTCCTCCAGCCCCGTGACTACCTCAATACATTTCTGCTTATAGCTGGAGTCGGTGGGGGCGTTATAGGGGCTTTGATTGGAAACTTCCCGTTGCAAGCGCCGTTAGTGAACACTCAAGAGGCTTTTAAATTCGGCCTTGACATCGCTAACAGGCCTGTTTGGCCCTATGTAAGTGTGTTAATTGCATGCGGCGCGGCAAGTGGGTTCCACTCCTTAGTCAGCAGTGGCACAACGGCAAAACAATTGCCCAATGAAAAGTATATCAGACACATAGGCTACGGCGCTATGCTAGGCGAGGGCTTTCTTGGAATAACGGCGTTAATGGCCGTGACAACAGCGCTGGCTTGGGAGGAGTATAGTCCTGGCCTAGGCTCAGTCGTCACTGGATGGGGGCGCTTCTTAAATGTAATACTGCCTTTTATTGACGTTAAAGTATTAATAACATTCGCCGCATTAGTGGCAACTGCCTTTGGCTTCACCACCATGGACTCCTCTATGAGACTTACGAGATATGCACTTCACGAATTACTGGGGATAAAGAACATATACGTGGCAGGGTTTATAGGCTTTCTGCTATCGCTAACCATCGCATTAGCTGGCACCGCCACGCCCCTATGGACGCTCTTCGGCTCTGTAAACCAAGTGTTAGTGGCTCTTGCGTTAACTACTATAGCTGTGGTATTGGCTCACTTCGGCAGAAGGCTGTGGTTCTTAATACCAGGTATTGCATACATGTACGCAACGACGCTCACTGCGTTGCTACATACAATAACTGTGTGGCTATACACGTTGCCAGAAGGGCCCCAGAAGAATCCGTTAATAAGTGCAATTTATACTGAATACTCACGTATATACGGCTCTGAGACTGGCAAGGCATTGGCCGATGCCTTACATCTGCCGGCCTTCGCGCTTATATTAACTCTTGCGGTTATAACTGTAATACTGGCCCTCCTTATACTATTCACTTCAATTAGATGGTTCACTGCCGCAAAAAGGCCGAGAGAGCCACAGTATGTAGATGGAGAAGGCGTTAGGGGCGAGACGGCGGGCACCCCTACAACAACCCGTTTCTCTCTGCCCCGCGGCCCCTTCAGCGACTTTATAAGATTTGCAAGTGAGCTAAGGCTGTCAGTGAGGGGTTTGTTCAGAAAGTAG